Proteins encoded together in one Acidobacteriota bacterium window:
- the gnd gene encoding decarboxylating 6-phosphogluconate dehydrogenase: MQLGMIGLGRMGANMVRRLMRGGHKCVVFDLNPANVKALEKEGATGASSMDDFVKKLTKPRAAWVMVPCGEPTEKTVIALAALMESGDAIIDGGNSYFKDDVRRSKGLQPKGIQYIDVGTSGGVWGLERGYCMMLGGPKGAVERLDPIFKTLAPGRGDVARTPGREKATGTAEDGYLYCGPSGAGHFVKMVHNGIEYGLMQAYAEGFDIFRNATSKELPEDQRYDLNLADIAELWRRGSVVGSWLLDLTAMALVENPSLSNYTGFVQDSGEGRWTIQAALDEAVPADVLTASLFTRFRSRQEHTFAEKVLSAMRQKFGGHIERPTGN; encoded by the coding sequence ATGCAGCTCGGCATGATCGGCCTGGGCCGGATGGGCGCCAACATGGTGCGCCGCCTGATGCGCGGCGGCCACAAGTGCGTCGTCTTCGATCTGAACCCCGCCAACGTGAAGGCGCTCGAGAAGGAAGGGGCCACCGGGGCGTCGTCGATGGACGACTTCGTCAAGAAGCTCACGAAGCCGCGGGCCGCCTGGGTGATGGTCCCGTGCGGCGAGCCGACGGAGAAGACCGTCATCGCGCTCGCCGCGCTGATGGAGTCGGGGGACGCGATCATCGACGGCGGCAACTCGTACTTCAAGGACGACGTCCGGAGGTCGAAGGGCCTCCAGCCGAAGGGGATCCAGTACATCGACGTCGGCACGAGCGGCGGCGTCTGGGGGCTCGAGCGCGGCTACTGCATGATGCTCGGCGGCCCGAAGGGTGCCGTCGAGCGGCTCGACCCCATCTTCAAGACGCTCGCCCCCGGCCGCGGCGACGTCGCCCGCACGCCGGGGCGCGAGAAGGCGACCGGCACCGCCGAGGACGGCTACCTCTACTGCGGTCCGTCCGGGGCGGGACACTTCGTGAAGATGGTCCACAACGGGATCGAGTACGGCCTCATGCAGGCGTACGCGGAAGGGTTCGACATCTTTCGGAACGCGACGTCGAAGGAGCTTCCGGAGGATCAGCGCTACGACCTGAACCTCGCCGACATCGCGGAGCTGTGGCGCCGCGGCAGCGTCGTCGGCTCGTGGCTGCTGGACCTGACGGCGATGGCCCTCGTCGAGAACCCGTCCCTCTCGAATTACACCGGCTTCGTCCAGGACTCCGGCGAAGGGCGCTGGACGATCCAGGCCGCGCTCGACGAGGCGGTCCCGGCCGACGTCCTCACCGCCTCCCTCTTCACGCGCTTCCGCTCGCGGCAGGAGCACACCTTCGCCGAGAAGGTCCTCTCCGCGATGCGCCAGAAGTTCGGCGGCCACATCGAACGCCCGACGGGGAACTGA
- a CDS encoding glucose-6-phosphate dehydrogenase, producing MATETKPGDPCVIVVFGAAGDLTKRKLLPALYNLRGHGLLPKDFAVVGVARKDFSTDAFRAEQSEDIRKFATTPVDDAVWADFNQRLYYVSGEFGNPETYRKLGTLLAEIQTKHATKGNVLFYLSTPPSFFEEIVKQLGGASLVTEEGGAWRRVIIEKPFGHDLDSAVALNKSIRAVLAETQIYRIDHYLGKETVQNILVLRFANGILEPVWNRRYIDHVQILVAESIGVEGRGNYYDQSGVLRDMIQNHMFQLLSLVAMEPPISFQATDVRNEKVKVLNAIHPMTPEEVLTNSVRGQYGPGPAEDPGYRREKNVSPTSNTETYAALKLFVENWRWADVPFYLRSGKKLAKRSTEIVIQFRRAPLLLFRHTIVDAIEPNRLVLHIQPNEGITMEIEAKIPGPTVQMKSVKLDFSYKDFGEAAPSTGYETLLYDCMVGDTALFHRADMVEAAWSIANPILDVWKSLPARDFPNYAGASWGPASADQLMQKDGRRWINP from the coding sequence ATGGCGACAGAGACGAAACCCGGCGACCCCTGCGTCATCGTCGTCTTCGGCGCGGCCGGCGACCTGACGAAGCGCAAGCTCCTCCCCGCCCTCTACAACCTTCGCGGCCACGGCCTCCTCCCGAAGGATTTCGCCGTCGTCGGCGTCGCGCGGAAGGACTTCTCCACCGACGCCTTCCGCGCCGAGCAGTCCGAGGACATCCGGAAGTTCGCGACGACACCGGTTGACGACGCCGTCTGGGCCGACTTCAACCAGCGCCTGTACTACGTCTCCGGAGAGTTCGGGAACCCCGAGACGTACAGGAAGCTCGGGACCCTCCTCGCCGAGATCCAGACGAAGCACGCGACGAAGGGGAACGTCCTCTTCTACCTCTCGACGCCGCCGAGCTTCTTCGAAGAGATCGTCAAGCAGCTCGGCGGAGCCTCCCTCGTCACCGAGGAAGGGGGCGCGTGGCGCCGCGTCATCATCGAGAAGCCCTTCGGCCACGATCTCGACTCGGCCGTCGCGCTGAACAAGTCGATCCGCGCCGTCCTCGCCGAGACGCAGATCTACCGGATCGATCACTACCTCGGCAAGGAGACGGTCCAGAACATATTGGTCCTCCGCTTCGCGAACGGAATCCTCGAGCCGGTCTGGAACCGCCGCTACATCGACCACGTGCAGATCCTCGTGGCCGAGTCGATCGGCGTCGAGGGGCGCGGCAACTACTACGACCAGTCGGGCGTCCTTCGCGACATGATCCAGAACCACATGTTCCAGCTCCTCTCCCTCGTCGCGATGGAGCCCCCCATCAGCTTCCAGGCCACCGACGTCAGGAACGAAAAGGTGAAGGTCCTCAACGCCATCCACCCGATGACCCCGGAGGAGGTCCTGACCAACTCGGTTCGCGGGCAGTACGGCCCGGGGCCCGCCGAAGACCCGGGCTACCGCCGCGAGAAGAACGTCTCCCCCACGTCGAACACCGAGACGTACGCCGCGCTGAAGCTCTTCGTCGAGAACTGGCGCTGGGCCGACGTCCCCTTCTATTTGCGCTCCGGCAAGAAGCTCGCGAAGCGCTCGACCGAGATCGTCATCCAGTTCCGCCGCGCTCCCCTGCTCCTCTTCCGCCACACCATCGTCGACGCGATCGAGCCGAACCGCCTCGTCCTCCACATCCAGCCGAACGAGGGGATCACGATGGAGATCGAGGCGAAGATCCCGGGGCCGACGGTTCAGATGAAATCGGTCAAACTCGACTTCTCCTACAAAGATTTCGGCGAGGCCGCCCCTTCGACCGGCTACGAGACTCTTCTCTACGACTGCATGGTCGGCGACACGGCCCTCTTCCACCGCGCCGACATGGTGGAAGCTGCATGGTCGATCGCGAACCCGATCCTCGACGTCTGGAAGTCTCTTCCGGCGCGCGACTTCCCGAACTACGCCGGCGCCTCGTGGGGGCCGGCGAGCGCCGATCAGCTCATGCAGAAGGACGGCCGGAGGTGGATCAACCCATGA
- the fbp gene encoding class 1 fructose-bisphosphatase: MTLSEFVKDLEVRSILMQLAAAGKTFASTLSRAALDGMLGVTGAENVQGEATKKLDLFGNETVVAAFGSSGPVAAMVSEEEELAHHLCDGPAGRFVVSIDPLDGSSNSDINGAVGTIFGIQRRKTSSGKASAEDMLRRGSEQVAAGYIMYGPSTIFVFTTGQGTNGFTLDTSRGEFVLSHPKMKCPRRGKYYSANLGNAPQWDPRLRAYLEYMTASDKASGRPYSLRYVGALVADVHRSLVEGGIYFYPADSKHTTGKLRLLYECAPLAFVVEQAGGAASTGTGRILDVQATSIHQRVPIAIGSMDDVGVWDRFVRDGKA; encoded by the coding sequence ATGACTCTCTCAGAGTTCGTGAAGGACCTCGAGGTCCGTTCGATTCTCATGCAGCTCGCTGCGGCGGGGAAGACATTCGCCTCGACGCTGTCGCGGGCCGCTCTCGACGGGATGCTCGGCGTCACGGGGGCCGAGAACGTCCAGGGGGAGGCGACGAAGAAGCTCGATCTCTTCGGGAACGAGACGGTGGTCGCGGCGTTCGGGTCTTCGGGGCCGGTGGCGGCGATGGTGTCGGAGGAAGAGGAGCTGGCGCATCATCTTTGTGATGGTCCGGCTGGTCGCTTCGTCGTGTCGATCGATCCTCTCGATGGGTCGTCGAATAGCGACATCAACGGAGCCGTCGGCACGATCTTCGGGATTCAGCGCCGCAAGACTTCGTCGGGGAAGGCTTCGGCTGAAGACATGCTGCGGCGCGGGTCGGAGCAGGTCGCGGCGGGGTACATCATGTACGGGCCTTCGACGATCTTCGTCTTCACGACCGGCCAAGGGACGAACGGGTTCACTCTGGACACGTCTCGTGGGGAGTTCGTCCTGTCGCACCCGAAGATGAAGTGCCCTCGGCGGGGGAAGTACTACAGCGCCAATCTCGGAAACGCGCCGCAGTGGGATCCTCGTCTTCGGGCGTACCTCGAGTACATGACGGCCTCCGACAAGGCTTCGGGGCGGCCGTACTCGCTGCGGTACGTCGGGGCTCTCGTCGCCGACGTGCATCGGTCGCTGGTGGAGGGTGGCATCTACTTCTACCCGGCGGACTCGAAGCACACGACCGGGAAGCTGCGGCTGCTGTACGAGTGCGCGCCGCTCGCGTTCGTGGTGGAGCAGGCGGGGGGAGCGGCTTCGACGGGCACAGGTCGAATCCTCGACGTCCAGGCGACGTCGATCCACCAGCGGGTGCCGATCGCGATCGGGAGCATGGATGATGTGGGGGTGTGGGACAGGTTCGTGAGGGACGGGAAGGCGTAG
- a CDS encoding bifunctional transaldolase/phosoglucose isomerase: protein AIVEDVMKEGFTTALLRGLGGSSLCPEVMKLTFGKQKGFPELHVLDSTDPAQVMAFEKKIDLAKTIFIVSSKSGGTLEPNIFKQYFFERVKQAVGEKEAGNRFIAITDPGSNMQKVAEGDRFRHVFFGLKSIGGRYSALSDFGMVPAAIMGVDPAKFLDRAEEMVHSCRSCVPPIENPGVVLGTIMGVCALKGRDKITIVTSPGISDLGAWMEQLIAESTGKVGKGIIPVDGESVGPPSAYGNDRLFAYVRLESGPDATQDMAIKALEAAGQPVVRIQVAAPYDLGQEFFRWEIATAVAGSILGINAFNQPDVEASKIATKNLTSAYEKAGSLPPEKPIFEGDGVKLFTDGKNADALTRAVGADRSLVAYLKAHLGRLAAGDYLCVSAYVEMNEAHQATLQAMRHAVRDRRRNATCLGFGPRFLHSTGQAYKGGPNSGVFLQITCDDANDLPVPGQKYTFGVVKAAQARGDFEVLAERGRRALRVHLGSHVTAELGKLRRAVEQALA from the coding sequence AGGGGTTTCCCGAGCTGCACGTGCTCGATTCCACCGACCCGGCGCAGGTGATGGCCTTCGAGAAAAAGATTGACCTCGCAAAGACGATCTTCATCGTCTCGTCCAAGTCGGGGGGCACGCTCGAGCCGAACATCTTCAAGCAGTACTTCTTCGAGCGGGTGAAGCAGGCCGTCGGCGAGAAGGAGGCCGGCAACCGCTTCATCGCGATCACCGACCCCGGCTCCAACATGCAGAAGGTCGCCGAGGGGGATCGCTTCCGGCACGTCTTCTTCGGCCTCAAGTCGATCGGCGGCCGCTACTCGGCGCTGTCGGATTTCGGGATGGTCCCCGCCGCGATCATGGGGGTCGACCCGGCGAAGTTCCTCGACCGCGCCGAGGAGATGGTCCATTCGTGCCGATCGTGCGTCCCGCCGATCGAGAACCCGGGCGTCGTCCTCGGCACGATCATGGGCGTCTGCGCCCTCAAGGGGCGCGACAAGATCACCATCGTCACCTCCCCCGGCATCTCGGACCTCGGCGCGTGGATGGAGCAGCTCATCGCCGAATCGACCGGAAAGGTCGGCAAGGGGATCATCCCCGTGGACGGCGAGTCGGTGGGCCCGCCGTCCGCGTACGGGAACGACCGCCTCTTCGCCTACGTGCGCCTCGAGTCGGGGCCCGACGCCACGCAGGACATGGCGATCAAAGCGCTCGAGGCGGCCGGACAGCCCGTCGTGCGCATCCAGGTGGCGGCGCCGTACGACCTCGGGCAGGAGTTCTTCCGGTGGGAGATCGCGACGGCGGTCGCCGGCTCGATCCTCGGCATCAATGCTTTCAATCAACCGGACGTGGAAGCCAGCAAGATCGCCACGAAGAACCTCACCTCGGCCTACGAGAAGGCGGGCTCGCTTCCCCCGGAGAAGCCCATCTTCGAGGGGGACGGCGTGAAGCTCTTCACCGACGGGAAGAACGCCGACGCCCTCACCCGGGCGGTGGGCGCCGACCGATCGCTCGTCGCGTATCTGAAAGCGCACCTCGGCCGGCTGGCGGCAGGCGACTACCTGTGCGTCTCGGCGTACGTCGAGATGAACGAGGCGCACCAGGCCACGCTCCAGGCGATGCGCCACGCCGTGCGCGACCGGAGGAGGAACGCCACGTGCCTCGGCTTCGGGCCGCGCTTCCTCCACTCGACGGGCCAGGCGTACAAGGGGGGGCCGAACAGCGGCGTCTTCCTCCAGATCACGTGCGACGACGCGAACGATCTCCCGGTTCCCGGACAGAAGTACACTTTCGGCGTCGTGAAGGCGGCCCAGGCGCGCGGCGACTTCGAGGTCCTCGCGGAGCGGGGGCGTCGCGCCCTGCGCGTGCACCTCGGCAGCCACGTCACCGCGGAGCTTGGTAAGCTCCGGCGGGCGGTCGAGCAGGCGCTCGCGTAG